From Nonomuraea helvata, a single genomic window includes:
- a CDS encoding NAD(P)H-dependent oxidoreductase subunit E, protein MDRPFDAFRALADRRGRPGGRLVEALAQAASETLSGPEAWAPEIARRFGLPAAAGLGPASFYADLATGHGRRHVRVCTATACFAAQGNRHLPEIERALGIESGEPTPEASVQPVRCLGYCYAGPACLDGATPCSGPSVAEQVAGRVRPYAPPIPVADVTGEPVVLAGIVAGQPAWRSWVETVGRRTPEQIASQVAVSGLRGRGGAGFPVAGKWAAAGRSPDTVVVANGDEGDPGSYADRLLMEEDPGRVLEGLALACLACGARRGVVLVRSEYPRALARMRAALAQAYEDGHLGTRVHGSDVDLDVEVVSGAGSYVSGEETALIAGLEGGRGCARARPPYPTGKGLWDAPTVVNNVETLAAVPWIVRHGGHAYARRGTPSETGTKLVCLSERFARPGCYEVELGTPLRRIVTELGGGLRDGARLAVLQVGGPLGGFLPEDELDVPLSEAALGRLGAALGHAGLVAVDHRPAPEDVLRHVWGFAAAESCGACSPCRVGSRRGLELATAGGPPGEAYARMLELMSRASLCAFGRRVPAAVRSLARAYGDRLRGWGG, encoded by the coding sequence GTGGATCGTCCCTTTGACGCGTTCCGTGCCCTGGCCGACCGGCGTGGCCGGCCCGGGGGGCGGCTGGTCGAGGCTCTGGCCCAGGCCGCGTCCGAGACGCTCAGCGGCCCTGAGGCGTGGGCGCCGGAGATCGCGCGCCGGTTCGGGCTGCCCGCGGCGGCCGGGCTCGGCCCGGCGAGCTTCTACGCCGATCTGGCCACCGGGCATGGGCGTCGTCATGTACGTGTGTGCACCGCGACCGCGTGTTTCGCGGCCCAGGGCAACCGGCACCTGCCCGAGATCGAGCGCGCTCTCGGCATCGAGAGCGGCGAACCCACGCCTGAGGCGTCCGTGCAGCCGGTCCGGTGCCTGGGGTACTGCTACGCGGGGCCCGCCTGCCTGGACGGTGCGACGCCCTGCAGCGGTCCCTCGGTCGCCGAGCAGGTGGCGGGGCGGGTGCGGCCGTACGCGCCGCCGATCCCGGTGGCCGACGTCACCGGCGAGCCGGTCGTCCTGGCCGGGATCGTCGCGGGTCAGCCTGCCTGGCGGTCCTGGGTGGAGACCGTCGGCCGGCGGACGCCCGAGCAGATCGCCTCACAGGTGGCCGTCTCCGGGCTGCGCGGGCGCGGCGGGGCCGGGTTCCCGGTGGCCGGCAAGTGGGCGGCCGCGGGCCGTTCGCCGGACACCGTGGTGGTCGCCAACGGCGACGAAGGAGACCCCGGCTCGTACGCCGACCGGCTGCTGATGGAGGAGGATCCCGGGCGGGTGCTCGAAGGGCTGGCGCTGGCCTGCCTGGCCTGCGGGGCGCGGCGTGGGGTGGTGCTGGTGCGCTCGGAGTATCCGCGGGCGCTGGCCCGGATGCGTGCGGCTCTGGCGCAGGCGTACGAGGACGGGCATCTCGGGACGCGGGTGCACGGCAGCGATGTGGATCTCGACGTCGAGGTGGTGAGCGGCGCGGGATCGTACGTGTCAGGTGAGGAGACGGCGCTGATCGCCGGGCTGGAGGGCGGCCGTGGCTGTGCGCGGGCGCGCCCGCCGTACCCGACCGGCAAGGGCTTGTGGGACGCGCCCACCGTGGTCAACAACGTCGAGACCCTGGCCGCGGTCCCGTGGATCGTCCGGCACGGCGGCCACGCCTACGCCCGCCGCGGCACTCCAAGTGAGACGGGCACGAAACTGGTCTGCCTCTCGGAGCGGTTCGCCCGTCCCGGCTGCTACGAGGTCGAGCTCGGTACGCCGCTGCGCCGGATCGTCACCGAGTTGGGCGGCGGCCTGCGCGACGGCGCCCGGCTCGCCGTGCTGCAGGTCGGCGGCCCGCTGGGCGGGTTCCTGCCGGAAGACGAGCTGGACGTGCCGCTGAGCGAGGCCGCGCTGGGCCGGCTCGGCGCGGCGCTCGGCCATGCCGGCCTGGTGGCCGTCGACCATCGGCCGGCGCCGGAGGACGTGCTGCGGCACGTGTGGGGGTTCGCCGCCGCCGAGAGCTGCGGCGCCTGTTCGCCCTGCCGGGTCGGCTCGCGCCGCGGGCTGGAGCTGGCCACGGCGGGCGGCCCGCCCGGGGAGGCGTACGCCCGCATGCTGGAGCTGATGAGCCGGGCCAGCCTGTGCGCGTTCGGCCGCCGGGTGCCCGCGGCCGTGCGGAGTCTGGCCCGCGCCTACGGAGACCGGCTGCGGGGGTGGGGCGGATGA
- a CDS encoding universal stress protein, giving the protein MNDVIVVGTDGSPGADAALTWAADDAARKGLRLELVHVIERGTYDLPRYPIPGLLETLGEAAEVMLEEKVRTVMAGWPDVQVTARVVTGSAVADLRVRAESAAELVVGRRGRGGFASALLGSVSLGVAGHVHGTVVVVREAAAERGRLVVGVDATDSCEPALAHAFAEASLRRAALRALYAYAVPVHAVSLDLDRLQRAQYEFLRDRLTPWRAKHPEVDVIEDITSVHPVAALTDASRDADLIVVGNRGHGGMASAVLGSVSHGVLHYAHCPVAVVRRHA; this is encoded by the coding sequence ATGAACGATGTCATCGTCGTGGGAACCGACGGTTCGCCGGGCGCCGACGCCGCGCTCACCTGGGCAGCCGACGACGCGGCACGCAAGGGGCTCCGGCTTGAGCTCGTGCACGTGATCGAACGCGGCACCTACGATCTTCCGCGTTATCCCATCCCCGGCCTGCTCGAGACGCTTGGCGAGGCCGCCGAGGTGATGCTGGAGGAGAAGGTCCGGACGGTCATGGCCGGATGGCCCGACGTCCAGGTCACCGCCAGGGTGGTGACCGGATCGGCGGTGGCGGACCTGCGGGTGCGGGCGGAGTCGGCCGCCGAGCTGGTGGTCGGCCGCCGCGGGAGAGGGGGATTCGCCAGCGCGTTGCTCGGCTCGGTGAGCCTGGGGGTGGCGGGCCATGTCCACGGCACGGTCGTCGTGGTACGGGAGGCGGCGGCCGAACGCGGGCGGCTCGTGGTGGGCGTGGACGCGACCGATTCCTGCGAGCCCGCCCTGGCCCATGCCTTCGCCGAGGCGTCCCTGCGCCGGGCGGCGCTGCGGGCCCTCTACGCCTACGCTGTCCCCGTCCATGCGGTCTCGCTCGACCTGGACCGGCTCCAACGAGCCCAGTACGAGTTCCTTCGCGATCGCCTCACCCCTTGGCGGGCCAAGCACCCCGAGGTCGACGTGATCGAGGACATCACCTCCGTTCATCCGGTGGCGGCTCTCACCGACGCGTCCAGGGACGCCGACCTGATCGTGGTGGGCAACCGGGGGCACGGCGGCATGGCGTCCGCGGTGCTGGGCTCCGTCAGCCACGGCGTGCTGCACTACGCTCACTGCCCGGTCGCCGTCGTCCGCCGCCATGCCTGA
- a CDS encoding DUF305 domain-containing protein: MKRPATAAIAVGAALAAAAAVTGIAGATTGATPGTTAGTTPPAAAGQPTATPTGWGPMGPCGWMHNMHVSDEAGYLTHMVAHHEEAVAAARQLQRSNRPGMRALGASIVTTQNAEIATMKEWLATWYPGHPGARDYRPMMRDLSGLSGDALDEAFLQDMIPHHMVAIRMSQQLLMSGRAEHPEVAELATKIRDNQHAEMFRMRHYLADWFGERGRPCGRWDRPGPHGPRHMMD, from the coding sequence ATGAAACGTCCGGCAACAGCGGCGATCGCGGTCGGGGCGGCGCTGGCCGCCGCGGCGGCGGTGACCGGCATCGCCGGCGCCACGACCGGCGCCACGCCTGGCACGACGGCCGGCACCACGCCGCCTGCGGCCGCCGGGCAGCCGACGGCCACGCCGACCGGCTGGGGTCCCATGGGCCCGTGCGGCTGGATGCACAACATGCACGTGAGCGACGAGGCCGGCTATCTCACCCATATGGTGGCCCACCATGAAGAAGCAGTAGCCGCGGCCCGGCAGCTTCAGCGCTCGAACCGGCCAGGGATGCGCGCCCTGGGCGCCTCGATCGTCACGACGCAGAACGCCGAGATCGCCACCATGAAGGAGTGGCTGGCCACGTGGTATCCGGGGCATCCAGGGGCGCGCGACTACCGGCCGATGATGCGCGACCTGTCCGGACTGTCCGGCGATGCGCTCGATGAGGCGTTCCTGCAGGACATGATTCCGCACCACATGGTGGCGATCAGGATGTCGCAGCAGCTGCTGATGTCCGGGCGGGCCGAGCATCCCGAGGTCGCGGAACTCGCCACGAAGATACGCGACAACCAGCATGCCGAGATGTTCCGGATGCGCCACTACCTGGCGGACTGGTTCGGTGAACGGGGTAGGCCCTGTGGAAGATGGGACAGGCCGGGCCCACACGGGCCGCGCCACATGATGGACTGA